A section of the Streptomyces sp. NBC_00178 genome encodes:
- the mmpA gene encoding morphogenic membrane protein MmpA has translation MIDHRAPQMSTGTVRLSQRGVAVGMTLGVLAGAAWTVSMVVTLASWMS, from the coding sequence ATGATCGACCACCGCGCACCGCAGATGAGCACCGGAACCGTACGTCTCTCCCAGCGCGGCGTCGCCGTGGGCATGACCCTGGGCGTCCTCGCGGGAGCCGCCTGGACCGTGTCCATGGTCGTCACGCTGGCGTCCTGGATGAGCTGA
- a CDS encoding WhiB family transcriptional regulator: MPINITTTEELPWQETALCAQAGPEFFFPAPGSSTREAKQLCNACEGRTACLEYALTHDERFGVWGGLSEKERERMRRGRRDAG; this comes from the coding sequence ATGCCGATCAACATCACGACGACCGAAGAGCTCCCCTGGCAGGAGACGGCGCTGTGCGCCCAGGCCGGGCCCGAGTTCTTCTTCCCCGCACCCGGAAGCTCCACCCGCGAGGCAAAGCAGCTGTGCAACGCCTGTGAGGGCCGTACGGCCTGCCTCGAGTACGCACTCACCCACGACGAGCGCTTCGGCGTCTGGGGCGGGCTCTCCGAGAAGGAGCGGGAGCGCATGCGCAGAGGCCGCCGCGACGCGGGCTGA
- a CDS encoding acyl-CoA dehydrogenase family protein, whose translation MQRQIFTDEHDAFRATVRTFLSKEVLPHYEQWERDGIVSREAWLAAGRQGLLGLAVPEEYGGGGTTDFRYSAVLAEEFTRAGVSGLALGLHNDIIGPYLTGLATEEQKRRWLPGFCSGETITAIAMTEPGAGSDLQGIRTSAQDKGDHWLLNGSKTFISNGILADLVVVVARTTPEGGAKGLSLLVVERGAEGFERGRNLDKIGQKSQDTAELFFEDVRVPKDNLLGERDGAFLHLMTNLAQERMGIAVAGIAAAEHLLEITTDYVKEREAFGRPLSKLQHIRFEIAEMATECAVTRAFLDRCIVDHSEGTLDAVHASMAKWWATELQKRVADRCLQLHGGYGYMAEYRVAKAFTDGRIQTIYGGTTEIMKEIIGRSLLA comes from the coding sequence GTGCAACGGCAGATCTTCACCGACGAGCACGACGCGTTCCGCGCGACGGTCCGCACCTTCCTCTCGAAGGAGGTCCTCCCGCACTACGAGCAGTGGGAGCGGGACGGCATCGTCTCGCGCGAAGCATGGCTCGCCGCGGGGCGCCAGGGACTCCTCGGCCTCGCCGTGCCCGAGGAGTACGGCGGTGGCGGCACCACGGACTTCCGCTACAGCGCCGTGCTCGCCGAGGAGTTCACCCGGGCCGGGGTCTCCGGGCTCGCGCTCGGACTCCACAACGACATCATCGGGCCCTATCTCACCGGCCTTGCCACCGAGGAGCAGAAGCGCCGCTGGCTGCCCGGGTTCTGCAGCGGCGAGACCATCACCGCCATCGCCATGACCGAACCGGGCGCGGGCTCCGACCTCCAGGGCATCCGCACCTCGGCCCAGGACAAGGGGGACCACTGGCTCCTCAACGGCTCGAAGACCTTCATCTCCAACGGCATCCTCGCCGACCTCGTCGTCGTCGTGGCCAGGACGACACCCGAGGGCGGCGCGAAGGGCCTCTCCCTGCTCGTCGTCGAACGCGGAGCCGAGGGCTTCGAGCGGGGCCGCAACCTGGACAAGATCGGCCAGAAGTCCCAGGACACCGCCGAGCTGTTCTTCGAGGACGTACGCGTCCCCAAGGACAACCTGCTGGGCGAACGCGACGGCGCCTTCCTGCACCTCATGACCAACCTGGCCCAGGAACGCATGGGCATAGCGGTCGCCGGCATCGCCGCCGCCGAACACCTCCTGGAGATCACCACCGACTACGTCAAGGAGCGCGAGGCCTTCGGGCGTCCCCTCTCCAAGCTCCAGCACATCCGGTTCGAGATCGCCGAGATGGCCACCGAGTGCGCCGTCACCCGGGCCTTCCTCGACCGGTGCATCGTCGACCACTCCGAGGGGACGCTCGACGCCGTGCACGCGTCGATGGCCAAGTGGTGGGCCACCGAACTGCAGAAGCGCGTGGCCGACCGCTGCCTCCAACTCCACGGCGGCTACGGCTACATGGCGGAGTACCGGGTCGCGAAGGCGTTCACCGACGGGCGCATCCAGACCATCTACGGCGGGACGACCGAGATCATGAAGGAGATCATCGGCCGCTCCCTCCTCGCCTGA
- a CDS encoding WD40/YVTN/BNR-like repeat-containing protein, whose protein sequence is MTAMRKTRLLVALGLCGAAVAAAFAGPSAQAGEVRHRHGTPGWELTATGTDARFRGLAAVDHRAAWVAGSGGTVLRTEDGGRHWRDVSPAGGAGLEFRDIEAFDRRRAVALAIGEGEASRVFRTGDGGKTWTESFRNDDPRAFYDCLTFFDSRHGLAMSDPVDGRFRILSTSDGGRSWRVLPAAGMPVAQPGEAGFAASGQCLVSAGGRDVWLATGGAATARVLHSGDRGLTWTEAGPGIPAGDPARGVFGLAFRDRAHGIAVGGDYRAGQASPDAAAVTADAGRTWQRATTPPPAYRSGVAWLPHSRRSALAVGPTGTDVTRDGGRTWRTVDTGSYDTVDCAADGGCWASGEKGRVARFA, encoded by the coding sequence ATGACGGCCATGCGGAAGACGAGACTGCTGGTGGCACTGGGACTCTGCGGGGCGGCGGTGGCCGCCGCGTTCGCCGGACCGTCGGCGCAGGCGGGAGAGGTGAGGCACCGTCACGGGACGCCCGGGTGGGAGCTCACGGCCACCGGGACGGACGCACGGTTCCGCGGCCTCGCCGCCGTGGACCACCGCGCGGCCTGGGTCGCGGGGTCCGGCGGCACCGTGCTGCGCACCGAGGACGGCGGGAGGCACTGGCGCGACGTGTCGCCGGCCGGTGGGGCCGGTCTGGAGTTCCGTGACATCGAGGCCTTCGACCGGCGCAGGGCGGTGGCCCTGGCCATCGGCGAGGGCGAGGCGTCCCGCGTCTTCCGTACGGGTGACGGGGGGAAGACCTGGACGGAGTCCTTCCGCAACGACGACCCCCGGGCCTTCTACGACTGTCTGACCTTCTTCGACAGCCGTCACGGGCTGGCGATGAGCGACCCGGTCGACGGCAGGTTCCGGATCCTGTCCACCTCGGACGGCGGCCGCAGCTGGCGGGTGCTCCCCGCCGCCGGGATGCCGGTCGCCCAGCCCGGCGAGGCGGGGTTCGCGGCGAGCGGCCAGTGTCTCGTCAGCGCGGGCGGCAGGGACGTCTGGCTGGCCACCGGCGGCGCGGCGACCGCCAGGGTCCTGCACTCCGGGGACCGAGGGCTGACCTGGACCGAGGCGGGGCCGGGCATCCCCGCGGGGGACCCCGCGCGCGGGGTGTTCGGCCTCGCCTTCCGTGACCGGGCCCACGGCATCGCCGTCGGCGGTGACTACCGGGCCGGCCAGGCGTCGCCGGACGCGGCGGCCGTCACCGCGGACGCCGGACGGACCTGGCAGCGGGCCACCACCCCGCCGCCGGCCTACCGTTCGGGCGTCGCGTGGCTGCCGCACAGCCGCCGGTCGGCGCTGGCCGTCGGTCCCACCGGCACCGATGTCACGCGGGACGGCGGGCGCACCTGGCGGACGGTGGACACCGGTTCGTACGACACCGTGGACTGTGCCGCGGACGGCGGCTGCTGGGCCTCGGGCGAGAAGGGCCGCGTCGCACGGTTCGCGTGA
- a CDS encoding SsgA family sporulation/cell division regulator: protein MSSVIEQSVQARMVASAPRMETLPATLHYDRGDPFAVRMAFPAPATLEGTEVSWEFSRELLATGMDSPAGVGDVRVRPFGYDRTVLEFHAVEGIAMVHVRTSELRRFLKRAQELVPVGDEYRFLDLDGDLTDLLGGAC from the coding sequence TTGTCCAGCGTTATCGAGCAGTCCGTGCAGGCCCGCATGGTCGCGTCCGCACCGCGGATGGAGACCCTGCCGGCGACTCTGCACTACGACCGCGGGGACCCCTTCGCCGTCCGCATGGCGTTCCCGGCACCGGCGACCCTCGAAGGCACCGAGGTGTCCTGGGAGTTCTCCCGGGAGCTCCTGGCCACCGGGATGGACTCCCCCGCGGGTGTCGGCGACGTCAGGGTGCGGCCGTTCGGATACGACCGCACGGTGCTGGAGTTCCACGCCGTCGAGGGCATCGCCATGGTGCACGTGCGGACGTCCGAGCTGCGCCGCTTCCTGAAACGCGCTCAGGAACTCGTCCCGGTGGGCGACGAGTACCGGTTCCTCGACCTCGACGGGGATCTGACGGACCTGCTCGGCGGGGCCTGCTGA
- a CDS encoding saccharopine dehydrogenase family protein has translation MNRQNGAERPYDVVLFGATGFVGALTAEYLAAHAPHGCRWALAGRSRAKLEHLRDRLAADHPHCADLPLLTADADDDEALRELAGSAHVVASTVGPYVWYGEKLVAACADAGTDYADLTGEAEFVDRMYLEHDARARETGARLVHACGFDSVPHDLGAYFTVQQLPEGVPLTVDGFVRTDAVFSGGTFASALTAMGRGPQMLRAARERRLHEPRLVGRRARAPQGSPHFSPETGTWALPLPTLDPRVVERSARALERYGPDFRYRHFASVERLPMALGGSAAVGLLLCAAQIPAARTWLSARVEPGTGPDERRRRRSWFTVRFVGEGGGRRVFTEVSGGDPGYGETAKMLAESALSLALDDLPATSGQVTTAVAMGDALIGRLTAAGLRFRVAAER, from the coding sequence ATGAACAGGCAGAACGGGGCAGAACGCCCCTATGACGTGGTCCTTTTCGGAGCTACCGGCTTCGTGGGGGCACTCACCGCCGAATATCTCGCCGCCCACGCACCGCACGGCTGCCGCTGGGCCCTGGCGGGCCGCAGCCGCGCGAAGCTGGAACACCTGCGCGACCGCCTCGCCGCGGACCATCCGCACTGCGCGGACCTCCCGCTGCTGACGGCGGACGCCGACGACGACGAGGCCCTGCGCGAACTGGCGGGCTCGGCACACGTGGTGGCCTCCACGGTCGGTCCGTACGTCTGGTACGGCGAGAAGCTGGTCGCCGCCTGCGCGGACGCGGGCACGGACTACGCGGACCTCACGGGCGAGGCCGAGTTCGTCGACCGGATGTATCTGGAGCACGACGCCCGGGCCCGCGAGACCGGAGCCCGCCTCGTGCACGCCTGCGGTTTCGACTCCGTGCCCCACGACCTCGGCGCCTACTTCACCGTCCAGCAGCTTCCCGAGGGCGTGCCCCTGACCGTCGACGGTTTCGTACGCACCGACGCCGTGTTCTCGGGCGGTACGTTCGCCTCCGCCCTCACCGCCATGGGGCGCGGCCCGCAGATGCTGCGCGCCGCCAGGGAACGCAGGCTGCACGAACCGCGGCTGGTCGGCCGCCGGGCCCGCGCCCCGCAGGGGTCACCGCACTTCAGCCCGGAGACGGGCACCTGGGCGCTGCCCCTGCCCACCCTGGACCCGCGCGTCGTCGAGCGCTCGGCGCGGGCACTGGAGCGCTACGGACCCGACTTCCGCTACCGGCACTTCGCCTCGGTCGAGCGCCTGCCGATGGCGCTCGGCGGTTCCGCGGCCGTGGGTCTGCTGCTGTGCGCCGCCCAGATACCCGCGGCACGCACCTGGCTGTCGGCCCGGGTCGAGCCGGGCACGGGCCCGGACGAGCGGCGCAGGCGGCGCAGCTGGTTCACGGTCCGCTTCGTCGGGGAGGGCGGCGGTCGGCGGGTGTTCACCGAGGTGTCGGGCGGCGACCCGGGCTACGGCGAGACGGCGAAGATGCTGGCCGAATCGGCGCTCTCACTCGCCCTGGACGACTTGCCGGCGACATCGGGCCAGGTCACGACCGCCGTGGCGATGGGCGACGCGCTCATCGGGCGGCTCACGGCCGCGGGACTGCGTTTCCGGGTCGCGGCGGAGCGCTGA
- a CDS encoding acyl-ACP desaturase, producing the protein MTITSPHLGSSKAWTDAQLLYALEEVVEKELNRHLKVAKAWMPHEYVPFSDGRNFPGVFEDGEAWESSQSKVTDIGRIALVVNLLTEDNLPSYHHEIASLFGRDGAWGTWVHRWTAEEGRHGIVMRDYLLTSRAVDPDKLEEFRMAHMAEGFESDNRHSMLHSVAYVAFQELATRVSHRNTGHQSGDPVCDRMLARIATDENLHMVFYRNLLAAAFELAPDLTMEAVRDVVVNFRMPGHGMPGFERAAAQMAIGEIYNMRIHHDDVIQPVLRYLKVLDIDGLGPEGLKAQEELGLYMSGLDSEASKFDEKLAARKARLAARAQG; encoded by the coding sequence GTGACGATCACCTCTCCCCACCTCGGCAGTTCGAAGGCGTGGACAGACGCCCAGCTGCTGTACGCGCTGGAGGAGGTGGTGGAGAAGGAACTGAACCGCCATCTCAAGGTCGCCAAGGCGTGGATGCCCCACGAGTACGTCCCGTTCTCCGACGGCCGGAACTTCCCCGGCGTCTTCGAGGACGGCGAGGCGTGGGAGTCCAGCCAGTCCAAGGTCACCGACATCGGGCGGATCGCCCTCGTCGTGAACCTGCTGACCGAGGACAACCTCCCCAGCTACCACCACGAGATCGCCTCCCTCTTCGGGCGTGACGGCGCCTGGGGCACCTGGGTGCACCGCTGGACGGCGGAGGAGGGCAGGCACGGCATCGTGATGCGTGACTACCTCCTCACCTCCCGCGCCGTGGACCCGGACAAGCTGGAGGAGTTCCGCATGGCGCACATGGCGGAGGGCTTCGAGTCCGACAACCGCCACTCCATGCTGCACTCCGTCGCGTACGTCGCCTTCCAGGAACTCGCGACCCGCGTCTCGCACCGCAACACCGGCCACCAGTCGGGCGACCCCGTCTGCGACCGCATGCTGGCGCGTATCGCGACCGACGAGAACCTGCACATGGTCTTCTACCGCAACCTGCTGGCCGCCGCGTTCGAGCTCGCGCCGGACCTGACGATGGAGGCCGTCCGGGACGTGGTGGTCAACTTCCGCATGCCCGGTCACGGGATGCCCGGATTCGAGCGGGCCGCCGCGCAGATGGCGATCGGTGAGATCTACAACATGCGCATCCACCACGACGACGTGATCCAGCCGGTGCTGCGCTACCTGAAGGTGCTCGACATCGACGGTCTCGGCCCCGAGGGCCTGAAGGCCCAGGAGGAACTCGGTCTCTACATGAGCGGCCTGGACAGCGAGGCGTCGAAGTTCGACGAGAAGCTGGCCGCACGCAAGGCCCGACTGGCAGCCCGCGCACAGGGCTGA
- a CDS encoding CaiB/BaiF CoA transferase family protein produces the protein MTTTGHGSRGPLTGVRVVELAGIGPGPFAAMLLADLGADVVRVDRPGGSVLGIDPAFDLTNRNKRSVLVDLKAEDGPAQVLGLVERADVLIEGYRPGVAERLGVGPDACLARNPRLVYGRMTGWGQDGPLADRAGHDIAYIALSGTLSMIGGSGGPPTVPANLVGDYAGGSLYLVVGVLAALQHARTPEGAGQVVDAAIVDGAAHLATMIHGMLAAGSWQDRRGANLLDGGCPFYGCYETADGGYMAVGPLEPRFYDEFATLLELGDDAPDRDDPGQWEALRARVTERFASRTRAEWTEVFEGTDACTAPVLSLREAPGHPHLAARATYVEHGGLTQPAPAPRFSATPVSVRSGPALPGADTEDVAADWDLPGLRAHGREPAR, from the coding sequence ATGACAACGACAGGGCACGGGTCGCGGGGCCCGCTGACCGGGGTGCGCGTCGTCGAACTGGCCGGCATCGGCCCGGGCCCGTTCGCCGCGATGCTCCTCGCGGACCTCGGCGCCGACGTGGTGCGGGTCGACCGCCCCGGGGGTTCGGTGCTCGGCATCGATCCCGCCTTCGACCTCACCAACCGCAACAAGCGTTCCGTCCTCGTCGACCTCAAGGCCGAGGACGGGCCGGCCCAGGTGCTCGGCCTCGTCGAGCGCGCCGACGTGCTGATCGAGGGCTACCGGCCGGGCGTCGCCGAACGCCTGGGGGTGGGGCCCGACGCCTGTCTGGCACGCAACCCCCGGCTCGTGTACGGGCGGATGACCGGCTGGGGCCAGGACGGGCCGCTGGCCGACCGGGCGGGGCATGACATCGCCTACATCGCCCTCAGCGGCACCCTGTCCATGATCGGCGGGTCCGGCGGGCCGCCGACCGTACCGGCCAACCTCGTCGGCGACTACGCGGGCGGCTCGCTCTACCTGGTCGTCGGCGTGCTCGCCGCCCTCCAGCACGCCCGTACGCCGGAGGGGGCCGGCCAGGTCGTCGACGCGGCGATCGTCGACGGCGCCGCCCACCTCGCCACGATGATCCACGGCATGCTGGCGGCCGGCAGCTGGCAGGACCGGCGCGGCGCCAACCTCCTCGACGGCGGCTGCCCCTTCTACGGCTGCTACGAGACCGCCGACGGCGGGTACATGGCGGTCGGACCCCTGGAGCCCCGGTTCTACGACGAGTTCGCCACGCTCCTGGAACTCGGCGACGACGCGCCCGACCGCGACGACCCGGGACAGTGGGAAGCGCTGCGCGCCCGCGTCACCGAGCGGTTCGCCAGCCGTACCCGCGCCGAGTGGACCGAGGTCTTCGAGGGCACGGACGCCTGTACCGCCCCCGTGCTCTCGCTCCGCGAAGCCCCCGGCCACCCTCACCTCGCCGCCCGGGCGACCTATGTGGAACACGGCGGCCTCACCCAGCCCGCCCCCGCGCCCCGCTTCTCCGCGACGCCCGTGTCCGTCCGGAGCGGCCCCGCGCTGCCGGGGGCGGACACCGAGGACGTCGCCGCGGACTGGGACCTGCCGGGCCTGCGGGCGCACGGGAGGGAACCGGCCCGCTGA
- a CDS encoding chitosanase, with the protein MTRLVLFGAPLAIVASIVLNHGDSEAPTVVGQAATGATGGTTATPRPGQGSDEAADAERIASVPPGLAAPAMKETASRLVSSAEASTLDWRSRYGAIDDIGDGTGYTAGIIGFCSGTGDMLHLVESYTKGHPDNPLARFLPALRKVDGSDSHEGLDPGFTDAWHQAAGEPAFREAQDRTRDELYFDPAVRLAKLDGLGTLGQFVYYDAMVLHGPGVEADGFYGIRDAATASADTVAEGGDEKAYLNAFLDASRSAIKARKVQRDTTRIDTAQRVFLRAGNLGLEKPLVWRVYGETFRLD; encoded by the coding sequence GTGACGCGTCTGGTTCTCTTCGGTGCACCCCTTGCCATCGTCGCTTCGATCGTGCTCAACCACGGCGACTCCGAGGCGCCCACCGTGGTCGGGCAGGCCGCCACGGGAGCCACCGGCGGGACCACCGCAACGCCCCGGCCGGGACAGGGGTCGGACGAGGCCGCGGACGCGGAGCGGATCGCCTCAGTGCCGCCCGGTCTCGCCGCTCCCGCGATGAAGGAGACCGCGTCCCGGCTGGTGTCCAGCGCCGAGGCGTCCACCCTGGACTGGCGCAGCCGGTACGGGGCGATCGACGACATCGGCGACGGCACCGGCTACACGGCGGGGATCATCGGTTTCTGCTCCGGCACCGGCGACATGCTGCACCTGGTCGAGTCGTACACGAAGGGCCATCCGGACAATCCGCTCGCACGTTTCCTCCCCGCCCTCCGCAAGGTGGACGGGAGCGACTCGCACGAGGGGCTGGATCCCGGCTTCACCGACGCGTGGCACCAGGCCGCCGGCGAACCGGCGTTCCGGGAGGCGCAGGACCGCACGCGCGACGAGCTGTACTTCGATCCCGCGGTCCGGCTGGCGAAGCTGGACGGCCTCGGCACCCTGGGGCAGTTCGTCTACTACGACGCGATGGTGCTGCACGGGCCCGGTGTCGAGGCCGACGGCTTCTACGGCATCCGGGACGCCGCGACGGCCTCCGCGGACACGGTCGCGGAGGGCGGCGACGAGAAGGCGTACCTGAACGCCTTCCTCGACGCGAGCAGGTCGGCGATCAAGGCGCGGAAGGTGCAGCGCGACACGACCCGGATCGACACCGCGCAGCGGGTGTTCCTGCGCGCGGGAAACCTCGGCCTGGAGAAGCCGCTGGTGTGGCGGGTGTACGGCGAGACCTTCCGCCTGGACTGA
- a CDS encoding acetyl-CoA C-acetyltransferase yields MSTEAFVYDAIRTPRGRGKANGALHGTKPIDLVVGLIHEIRGRFPDLDPAAIDDIVLGVVSPLGDQGSDIARIAAIAAGLPDSVAGVQENRFCASGLEAVNLAAAKVRSGWEDLVLAGGVESMSRVPMGSDGGAWAMDPMTSFETGFAPQGIGADLIATIEGFSRRDVDEYAALSQERAATAWKEERFARSVVPVRDRNGLLVLGHDEHMRPGTTADSLAGLKPSFAAIGEMGGFDAVALQKYHWVEKIDHVHHAGNSSGIVDGAALVAIGSKETGERYGLTPRARIVSAAVSGSEPTIMLTGPAPATRKALAKAGLTIDDIDLVEINEAFAGVVLRFVRDMGLSLDKVNVNGGAIALGHPLGATGAMILGTLIDELERQDKRYGLATLCVGGGMGVATVVERL; encoded by the coding sequence TTGAGTACCGAAGCATTCGTCTACGACGCGATCCGCACCCCGCGCGGCCGCGGCAAGGCCAACGGCGCCCTGCACGGCACCAAGCCGATCGATCTCGTCGTCGGCCTCATCCACGAGATCCGGGGACGCTTCCCGGACCTGGACCCTGCGGCCATCGACGACATCGTCCTCGGCGTCGTCAGCCCCCTGGGCGACCAGGGCTCCGACATCGCCCGTATCGCCGCCATCGCCGCCGGGCTGCCGGACTCCGTGGCGGGCGTACAGGAGAACCGCTTCTGCGCCTCCGGCCTGGAAGCGGTCAACCTCGCCGCCGCGAAGGTCCGTTCCGGCTGGGAGGACCTCGTGCTCGCCGGTGGTGTCGAGTCGATGTCCCGCGTGCCGATGGGTTCCGACGGCGGCGCCTGGGCCATGGACCCGATGACCAGCTTCGAGACCGGCTTCGCCCCCCAGGGCATCGGTGCCGACCTCATCGCGACCATCGAGGGCTTCTCGCGGCGTGACGTCGACGAGTACGCGGCGCTGTCGCAGGAGCGCGCAGCGACGGCGTGGAAGGAGGAACGCTTCGCCCGCTCCGTCGTCCCCGTCAGGGACCGCAACGGCCTCCTCGTGCTCGGCCACGACGAGCACATGCGTCCCGGCACCACCGCGGACTCGCTCGCCGGCCTCAAGCCGTCCTTCGCCGCCATCGGCGAGATGGGCGGCTTCGACGCCGTGGCCCTGCAGAAGTACCACTGGGTCGAGAAGATCGACCACGTCCACCACGCGGGCAACTCGTCCGGGATCGTGGACGGGGCGGCCCTCGTCGCCATCGGGTCGAAGGAGACCGGCGAGCGCTACGGGCTCACCCCGCGTGCCCGGATCGTCTCCGCGGCAGTCTCCGGCTCCGAACCGACCATCATGCTCACCGGACCGGCTCCCGCGACCCGCAAGGCGCTTGCCAAGGCCGGGCTCACCATCGACGACATCGACCTCGTCGAGATCAACGAGGCGTTCGCCGGAGTCGTCCTGCGCTTCGTGCGCGACATGGGTCTGTCCCTCGACAAGGTCAACGTCAACGGCGGCGCCATCGCGCTCGGCCACCCCCTCGGAGCTACCGGCGCGATGATCCTCGGCACGCTCATCGACGAACTGGAGCGCCAGGACAAGCGCTACGGCCTCGCCACCCTCTGCGTCGGCGGCGGCATGGGCGTCGCCACCGTCGTCGAGCGCCTCTGA
- a CDS encoding VOC family protein, translating into MLDPSFETGAPNWIDLGTPDIDVATAFYRGLFGWELVPGGPETGGYGTYRLRDRTVAGVMTVSEEQGKPAWSVYFQTPDADATARTVEQAGGTAAFAPMDVLDYGRMGGFTDSAGAYFGVWQPGTNTGLGMIMEPGALIWSELYTPDVPAAAAFFHTVFGWQTGAMQYPGGSYTMIRPAGTEDDTSSFGGLVPLDQAKAGAAAGPHWLPYFAVEDVDATVAAAERLGGAVTMAATDVQQVGRIAGLADPAGAAFAVIKPAPMT; encoded by the coding sequence ATGCTCGACCCGTCCTTCGAGACCGGCGCCCCCAACTGGATCGACCTGGGCACCCCCGACATCGACGTGGCCACGGCCTTCTACCGGGGCCTCTTCGGCTGGGAGCTGGTGCCCGGCGGCCCCGAGACCGGGGGGTACGGCACGTACCGGCTGAGGGACAGGACGGTCGCGGGCGTCATGACCGTGTCCGAGGAGCAGGGCAAGCCCGCGTGGTCCGTCTACTTCCAGACCCCCGACGCGGACGCCACGGCGCGGACGGTCGAGCAGGCAGGCGGCACCGCCGCGTTCGCTCCGATGGACGTACTGGACTACGGGCGCATGGGTGGCTTCACCGACAGTGCGGGCGCCTATTTCGGAGTGTGGCAGCCCGGCACGAACACCGGACTCGGCATGATCATGGAGCCGGGCGCACTGATCTGGTCCGAGCTCTACACCCCCGACGTGCCGGCTGCGGCCGCCTTCTTCCACACGGTCTTCGGATGGCAGACCGGGGCGATGCAGTATCCCGGCGGCTCGTACACCATGATCCGTCCCGCCGGCACCGAGGACGACACGTCGTCGTTCGGCGGGCTCGTGCCGCTCGACCAGGCGAAGGCCGGAGCCGCGGCCGGACCGCACTGGCTGCCGTACTTCGCGGTCGAGGACGTCGACGCGACGGTCGCCGCCGCGGAGCGGCTGGGCGGCGCGGTGACGATGGCCGCCACCGACGTCCAGCAGGTCGGCCGGATCGCCGGCCTCGCCGACCCGGCGGGCGCGGCGTTCGCGGTCATCAAGCCCGCACCGATGACCTGA
- a CDS encoding endonuclease V, which yields MTTFRMPADEAEARAVQDALRPRVVLDEPGPPPGTGLVTGVDVAYDDERDLVVAAAVVLDAATLEVVAESTAEGRVTFPYVPGLLAFRELPAVLAALEGLPVDPGLVVCDGYGRAHPRRFGLASHLGVLTGLPVIGVAKNPFTFRHEEPGPLRGDWAPLLDGDEEVGRAVRTQDGTKPVFVSVGHRTDLDGACAHTLALAREFRQPETTRRADALCRTALREAVG from the coding sequence ATGACGACCTTCCGGATGCCCGCCGACGAGGCCGAAGCCCGCGCCGTGCAGGACGCGTTGCGGCCCCGGGTGGTACTGGACGAGCCGGGGCCGCCGCCCGGCACCGGCCTCGTCACCGGGGTCGACGTGGCCTACGACGACGAGCGGGACCTCGTGGTCGCCGCCGCCGTGGTCCTGGACGCCGCGACCCTGGAGGTGGTCGCCGAGTCGACCGCCGAGGGCCGCGTGACGTTTCCGTACGTCCCCGGGCTCCTCGCCTTCCGGGAACTCCCCGCCGTGCTGGCCGCGCTGGAGGGACTGCCCGTGGACCCCGGCCTCGTCGTCTGCGACGGATACGGCAGGGCCCACCCGCGCAGGTTCGGGCTCGCGAGCCACCTCGGCGTCCTCACCGGCCTCCCCGTCATCGGGGTGGCGAAGAACCCCTTCACCTTCCGCCACGAGGAACCGGGCCCGCTGCGGGGCGACTGGGCCCCGCTCCTGGACGGGGACGAGGAGGTGGGGCGCGCCGTGCGCACGCAGGACGGCACGAAGCCCGTGTTCGTCTCCGTCGGCCACCGCACGGATCTGGACGGGGCGTGCGCCCACACGCTCGCGCTGGCCCGGGAGTTCCGCCAGCCGGAGACCACCCGCCGGGCCGACGCGCTGTGCCGCACCGCGCTGCGGGAGGCGGTCGGCTGA